One Hypomesus transpacificus isolate Combined female chromosome 21, fHypTra1, whole genome shotgun sequence genomic region harbors:
- the LOC124483278 gene encoding integrin alpha-L-like isoform X3, producing the protein MSRDEFNKNKGFILDIIKLHQKSSIKFAAVQFSKESRTVFDFNDYQKGTAEGKLRKEQHFQSLTNTHKAIDFVLKNLFDNSIAGATPDATKVLVIITDGLPTDSDRNLKSIKRTNEKNIIRFIIGVKNPSNKNNYNVDFLEKLKKLASEPKDNNTFLIEDYNGLSRILDIYQKKTFKVYNTAWEGNLRKDMSQSGFNSQLQEDILVLGSVGLYEWRGSLSEIQGPGSEKREIVDPSIEKDSYMGYALTVAKKNDHLLYLTGAPSFEHKGQILLFTNDENNDWEVTTKEYGEQIGSYFGAELSAVDIDSDGNTDFLLVAAPMFYQSQSEGKIYVYQLTDKLELRSVMNVSGPFWGRFGSSISSVTDLNGDDLKDVAVGAPLEDEGRGAVYIYLGDKLGGIRKSYNQRIAAKMLRDDLELFGQTLDGRMDMGHDGLIDIAVGAKGRVVVLRSKSVFNVSAGLSFHPSEISTDPFDCLTSEDQTFPVFTITACFSMVEATKSGVRNAEINVSYMLEVDPMRHTSRGLVGRNGTRGLQMIEKLSKNVTCFNHSIHMKICVKDTLSPVVIKLTFSQNSTTPPTGILNVDSPTKASIEVPFTKNCENKEKCVAELEVNFNFTTSTLIVMDQSYFNVTVRLSNHADDSHNTSLTFLYPPGLSFSKMHLEKATRTTLHKCSNLEGVTHRTLCSISLPVYRSKTTATFKSLFRISNSYNWNDTMSMTIIGHSDNDNSTNATVTKSIPVQFAVDLTAKANYEYSNTYFIVNQEDKGLKNLVNVYEVKNLAWKSLPVTVTITFPTLLGHQFEMRDYKVSVSENQTECKQTINATSDYCTKEKNCKSIKCNAVILDKNATVQFKLRGSVSFEGLEQLVKDMPLSKMFTGDEADVRFKSFVNVDYDKQRYVQKSSNHENKHYTSFHQAQIDVRAEFIIPPNKELIIATGAGGGVLLLLIITVVMFKMGCFNSKMTWTPGKEEIDDGEENYGNGRFKEIGWNQIA; encoded by the exons G TTTGCTGCAGTACAGTTCTCAAAGGAATCCAGGACAGTTTTTGACTTCAACGACTACCAAAAAGGGACGGCCGAAGGAAAGCTTCGGAAAGAACAACATTTTCAATCCTTAACCAATACACACAAGGCGATAGACTTTGTACT GAAAAACCTATTTGATAACTCAATTGCTGGCGCCACGCCTGATGCAACAAAGGTTCTGGTTATCATCACAGATGGACTTCCCACTGATAGTGATAGGAATTTAAAGTCGATCAAAAGAACAAACGAAAAAAACATCATACGCTTTATTATTGGT GTCAAGAACCCCTCAAACAAAAATAACTACAACGTAGATTTTTtggaaaaactaaaaaaacTGGCATCAGAACCAAAGGATAACAACACATTCCTCATTGAAGACTATAATGGACTGTCAAGAATCCTGGACATTTATCAGAAAAAGACTTTCAAAG TATACAATACTGCTTGGGAAGGAAACTTAAGAAAAGATATGTCTCAAAGTGGGTTCAATAGTCAGTTACAGGAG GATATCTTGGTTTTAGGGTCAGTGGGATTATATGAATGGCGAGGATCTCTCTCTGAGATTCAGGGCCCAGGATCGGAGAAAAGAGAAATTGTGGATCCCTCCATAGAAAAGGACTCCTACATGG GGTACGCTTTAACTGTTGCAAAGAAGAACGATCACCTTCTGTACCTTACTGGTGCTCCTAGTTTTGAACATAAAGGACAGATCCTCCTTTTTACTAATGATGAAAACAATGACTGGGAAGTGACTACGAAAGAGTATGGGGAGCAG ATTGGGTCCTATTTTGGGGCAGAGCTGTCTGCAGTTGATATTGACTCAGACGGCAACACAGACTTTCTGCTGGTGGCGGCTCCAATGTTCTACCAGTCTCAGAGTGAGGGCAAGATCTATGTCTACCAACTGACTGATAAG CTGGAACTGAGGAGTGTGATGAACGTGTCAGGACCTTTTTGGGGAAGATTCGGGTCATCCATCTCCTCAGTCACAGATCTGAACGGTGATGATCTAAAGGATGTGGCCGTGGGCGCTCCCCTCGAGGATGAAGGCAGGGGGGCTGTGTACATCTACCTGGGTGACAAACTTGGAGGAATACGCAAAAGCTATAATCAA AGAATCGCTGCCAAAATGCTGAGGGATGATCTGGAGTTATTTGGCCAGACACTTGATGGGAGAATGGATATGGGCCATGATGGCTTGATTGACATTGCAGTTGGTGCCAAAGGAAGAGTTGTTGTGTTAAG GTCCAAGTCTGTCTTCAAcgtctctgctggtctctcattCCACCCCTCTGAGATCAGCACTGATCCATTTGACTGTCTCACCAGTGAGGACCAAACCTTCCCAGTGTTCACTATAACAGCCTGCTTTAGTATGGTGGAGGCTACCAAGAGTG GAGTGCGGAATGCAGAGATAAATGTCTCTTACATGCTGGAAGTGGATCCTATGAGGCACACCAGTAGAGGTCTCGTTGGCAGGAATGGAACCAGAGGACTTCAAATGATTGAGAAGCTGAGCAAAAATGTGACCTGCTTTAACCACTCAATCCACATGAAG ATATGTGTGAAGGACACATTGTCCCCAGTTGTTATCAAACTGACATTTTCTCAGAACTCAACAACACCACCAACTGGCATCTTGAATGTTGACAGCCCTACAAAGGCTTCCATTGAG GTGCCCTTTACGAAGAAttgtgaaaacaaagaaaaatgtgTTGCAGAGCTTGAAGTAAACTTTAACTTCAC AACCTCAACTTTAATTGTGATGGACCAAAGCTACTTCAACGTAACAGTAAGACTGTCCAATCATGCAGATGATTCTCATAACACCAGCCTCACATTCCTCTACCCACCTGGCCTATCGTTCTCTAAGATGCATCTGGAGAAG GCCACAAGGACGACCCTCCACAAATGCAGCAATCTAGAGGGGGTCACTCACAGGACCCTGTGCAGCATCAGCCTTCCTGTCTATCGCAGCAAAACAACA gCAACATTTAAGAGTTTATTTCGCATTTCAAATTCCTACAATTGGAATGACACCATGTCCATGACCATCATTGGACACAG TGATAATGACAACTCCACCAATGCTACAGTTACCAAATCCATTCCTGTTCAGTTTGCAGTTGATTTGACAGCAAAGGC GAATTATGAATACTCCAACACGTATTTTATCGTTAATCAAGAGGATAAAGGACTTAAAAATCTGGTAAATGTATACGAG GTGAAGAACTTGGCTTGGAAGTCTTTGcctgttacagtaaccatcacCTTCCCAACTCTGCTTGGGCATCAATTTGAAATGAGGGATTATAAAGTATCAGTCTCAGAG AACCAAACAGAATGTAAACAAACTATAAACGCAACATCAGAC TACTGcactaaagaaaaaaactgcaagTCCATCAAATGTAATGCTGTTATATTGGACAAAAATGCAACTGTTCAATTCAAACTTCGGGGAAGTGTATCTTTTGAGGGCCTTGAGCAGTTGGTAAAG GACATGCCACTGTCCAAAATGTTCACTGGCGATGAAGCAGACGTTCGATTCAaaagttttgtaaatgttgactatGACAAGCAACGATATGTCCAAAAATCAAGTAACCATGAG AACAAACATTATACAAGTTTCCACCAGGCACAG ATTGATGTTCGAGCAGAGTTCATCATTCCCCCGAACAAAGAGCTGATTATAGCAACAGGTGCTGGTGGGGGGGTCCTGCTTCTCCTTATTATTACTGTGGTCATGTTTAAG ATGGGATGCTTCAATTCAAAAATGACATGGACTCCTGGGAAAGAGGAGATTGATGATGGAGAAGAGAATTATGGGAATGGACGGTTTAAAGAAATTGGTTGGAATCAGATTGCCTGA